A genome region from Carya illinoinensis cultivar Pawnee chromosome 2, C.illinoinensisPawnee_v1, whole genome shotgun sequence includes the following:
- the LOC122301857 gene encoding metalloendoproteinase 3-MMP-like yields the protein CPVPQRPNTPPGWDDRKTSPFGFLKHLQGCHKGDKVKGVHDLKMYLEHFGYYQQTKNGTHAKDDDFDELLESAVRTYQLNYHLNATGILDAETVSKMMMPRCGVADIFNGTNPMQSNKKRHHHRHDSFHTVSHYSFFSDAPKWPASKYHLTYRFLRGTPAQAKSPIAQAFQTWAANTHFTFSQVRGFSKADITIGFARREHGDGNDFDGPGGTIAHAFAPTNGRFHYDADEQFSVGAIPEAFDYETVALHEIGHLLGLHHSSVPGAIMESTISTGVTKGLHADDIAGIKALYNV from the coding sequence tgccccgtaccacaacGTCCTAACACCCCACCAGGCTGGGATGATCGAAAAACATCACCCTTTGGGTTTCTCAAACATCTTCAGGGATGTCACAAGGGTGACAAGGTCAAAGGCGTCCATGACCTCAAAATGTACCTTGAACACTTTGGTTATTATCAGCAAACCAAAAATGGCACCCATGCCAAGGATGATGATTTTGACGAACTCTTAGAATCTGCCGTGAGAACTTACCAGCTCAATTACCATCTCAATGCCACTGGGATTTTGGATGCTGAAACAGTATCAAAGATGATGATGCCTCGTTGTGGTGTGGCAGATATTTTCAATGGTACAAATCCGATGCAATCAAACAAGAAGAGACATCATCACCGCCATGACTCATTTCATACCGTCTCTCACTATAGCTTCTTCTCAGATGCTCCAAAGTGGCCTGCCTCAAAGTATCATCTCACTTACAGATTTCTCCGTGGAACCCCAGCTCAAGCCAAGAGTCCCATTGCACAAGCTTTCCAAACATGGGCAGCAAACACCCATTTCACATTCTCGCAAGTTCGAGGCTTTTCAAAAGCAGATATCACTATTGGTTTTGCTAGGAGGGAGCATGGAGATGGGAATGATTTTGATGGACCTGGTGGAACCATTGCCCATGCTTTTGCACCAACAAATGGGAGGTTCCATTACGACGCAGATGAGCAGTTTAGTGTTGGTGCAATCCCGGAAGCATTTGACTACGAGACAGTTGCTTTGCATGAAATCGGGCACCTTCTTGGACTTCACCATAGCTCAGTTCCGGGAGCAATTATGGAATCTACCATCTCTACAGGAGTGACCAAAGGCTTGCATGCAGATGATATTGCAGGAATTAAAGCGTTGTACAATGTTTGA